DNA from Algisphaera agarilytica:
CAGGTCGGCGTACGCCACGGCGCGGTCTTGGTAGTCGGCTTCTCCCGCACGGCACAACTCGAACGCGGCCCGGGTCATGGTGACCAGGTCACGCGTCATCCACTGCCCATCGGGAGGGGCCGAGCCTTTGGGCGCTCCGTGGACGGCGGCGAAAAAGTCTTGTTCGCCCACCGGGTCGACCGGGCCGTGGTCTTCGAGCCAGTCAAACGCGAGTTTGGCGCGTTCGAGGTACTCGGCGCTCTTCTCGGGGTTATGGGTTTGGATCAGCCGTGACACGCGGGCGAACACCGCGGCGGCTTTGGCGATGTTGCCGGTGACGACGTCGCGGTCCCGGTCTTCGTGGATGACCACGCCGCGCCCCAACCCCTCGACCTCGGCCTTGTCTTGCAGGCGGGCCATGTAGTCGCAGCCGCGGATGAGTTGGTCTTGGAGGAAGACGAGTTGATCTTCCGGCCCCTTGTGAGCGATCAGTTTGATCACATCAGCGATGCCGTCGACGCAGACCGCGTGGCTGCTGAACTCTTGCAGGTCGCTGCCACAGTCGCGCCAGCCCACGCCGGTGCGGGCCTGCTGCGAACGGGTCTTGAGGTAGTCCGACCCGATGACGGGGTAGCTGGCTTCCCAGAGCAGTTGTTCGCCGATGTCGATCGGATTGCTTTCGGCGATCACTTCGTCGCCATCGTGAATGTGTAGGGTGTATCGGCCCGGAGTAAGCACCGACGAGAAATCCGCCTCCCACCAATGCGCGGCCCACCGCTCGCCGTGCGCGACGAGTTGGCCTTGGTGTGCAAGGTCCGATGAATCGTCGTGAAGTGTAAAGGTCGCTTCGGTAGACAGGCGGTCCGGTTGATCGGAGCGGACCATCGCGACTTTATTGTCGGACTGGTCGTAGCCGATCTGGGAAGACATCACCCAGACCTCAGCGGTCAGAGTTGGAGATGTCATGAGCGATACCAGAGCCAGGCAGATAGTGATCCAGCGCATAAGTGGATCGCATTTATAGCAAAACGCGATCCGCGTTTACTAGGCGTTTTTTAGTATTTTCGGGTCGAAATCGTGACCGCACTCGTCGGCGAGTTCTTTGAACTCGGCGATCTCGGCTTCGGTGAAGAGCAGGCCGCCGGCCTTTTCGCTTTCGAGTGAGGCGCGGTATTCGAGTTCGCCGGGGAGGATGGTGCCGTTGTCGACGTTGCCGTGGCCGACGACATCTTCGATGACGGCCTTGACGTTGGCGGCCTGGTCACGGCCGCAGGCGAACGCTCCGCCGCTGACCGCATCCGGGTGGATGACCTGGAAGTAGAACGACGGGGTGGTCTTTTCGCCTTCGGTCCCCGCGGGGATGTCTTCGGGGCGTGAGCGGAGGGTGGGGAGGCTGCCGCCGATGAAGCCGCCGACGAGTTCGTTGATGAGCGACAGGCCGTAGCCCTTGTGTCGGCCGAAGGGCTGGAGGGCGTGGACCTGGTTGGGGTCTTGCGTGGGGTTGCCGTCCTTGTCGACCGCGGAGTCGGGGGGCAGGGTGAGCCCTTCACGTTTAAATTGTTGGACGCGTCCCATGGCGACGGTGGAGGTGGCCCAGTCGATGACGATGGGGTAGCCGATGGCGTCTTGGGTGGGGAAGCCCCAGGAGTGGGGGTTGGTGCCGAGGGTGGGGTGCTTGCCCATGAAGGGGACGACTTCGGCGAGGGCGGCGGTGCAGTTGGTGTAGGCGATGTAGCCGCGTTTGGCCGAATCCATGACGTAGCCGCCGCCCCAGAGGTAATGGAAGGCGTAGTCGACGGACACGATGCCGACGCCGTACTGGTCGGCCATCTTCTCGGCGGCCTCGATGGCTTCAAAAGCCACGGCCTGGCCGAGCTTGCGGTTGGCGTTCCACTGCTCGGCGGCGGCAAACCTGCTGGGGAGCTTTTCGATCTCCGCGCCGGGCACGCAGCCGGGGTTGGTCTCGTTGCCGCTGCCGAAGAGGTGGTCGAGGTGCAGGGCCTTGAGGGCGTTGTGCGTCTTGATGCCGTACCACGCGGTGAGCTGGCTGAAGCGGGCGGCCTGCTGGGCCTCGTCGGCGGTGTAGCCGCGGTGCTGGTAGGCGGCGGCGACGAGGGCGTTGTGAGATTCGATAGGGAAGATCAGATTCGACATGCGGGGAATGGTAGCAAAACCCGGGCGGGGCGGAGTTGCCGATTAAGGACTTTAAGACGGGGCCTCGGGCGGATTTGCCCGGCCGCGTCGGGCGGTTTGCGGCGGCCGCGGGGCCTTGGGTTTTGGGGCTGAAAGCCTCGCCTGCTGGATATCCGGTGGTACACTGAAAAGGTGTGAACTGGATCATGAAGCGGCTCGGGCATCGGTCGGGCCGAGCGAGGGAGATTGAGATGCGTTACCCCAGGATGCGGTTGGGCCTTGTTTTGGTCGCGGGTCTGATTGCGCTGCAGTCCGCCGTGGCGGGGGCGACGCCGACCGTTTGGAGCGGGCTGGACTTTGCCTTCACCAAGGCGAACGGGGCGGACCACACCGACCCCGCGAACCAGGACGCCATCACGTCGCAGGTCGAGTTGACCCGCGCGGCAACGCAGGGCTTGTTCAACATCGCCGCAGAATCCGGTTACAAGGCCACGTCCCCCGCGGGCACCGAATGGGCGTTCCTCCAAAACAACCCCGGCCAGTCCGAGCAAGACCTGGTCAGCACCAACTGGTCCCTGCTCAACTTCGCCGACTGGACCACCGCGCTGGGCGGCCGGGGCGTGCTGGCCGGGGCGATCCTCAACGGCCCCGGGGTGCTGCACCTCATCGACGAAGACATCTACCTCGATATCCAATTCACCGCGTGGGGTTTGCGGGGCAACGGCGGGTTTTCGTATCTGCGTTCGGTCCCCGAGCCTGGCGCCGGTCTGCTGGTGGGGCTGGCGGGCTTCGCCGCTCTCTCGCGACGACGTTGAACGCATCAACTTTTCGGTTCGGCGTTATCCCGCTTCGGGGTTCGCGTGGCGGTCGACCATCTGGCTCAGCGCTTTCCAACCCTCTAACTCTTGGGCGGTCAGCGAGGCCCGGCCCTGGGTCTTCAGCCGGTGTTCCACGGCCCGCAGCCATCGGCGTTTCTCGCGGGGTAGGTTCACCCGGTCGTTGACCACCAGCCCAGTGACGCGTTGCTGCTGGTGTCGTCTGACGACGCGGAGCTTGCCGCGGGTGTGGACGGTGTAGCCGTGGCGTTTGGCGGTGCGGCGGACGTGTTGGATCGTGCCGCGGACGTACTTCGGCCAGTCCTCGGGGTAGCTGACGGTGATGTCGTCGGCGTAGCGGGTGTAGGTGCCGTGGTGCGCCTCGACGTAGCGCAAGATCTGGGCGTCCATCACGTGGTTGATCAGGTTGCTCAGGCGCGGGCTGGTCGGGGCACCCTGGGGGAGCCCGCCTTCGTGGGTGCAGAGTTCGGTGAGCAGGGCGGCGGACTCGGCGTCCCAGCCGATGCGGCGGAAGTAGTGCTCGACACGCTCGGCCGTGGTGTTCGGGAAGAAGTCCTTGAGGTCGAGCTTGATCACCACCGCCTGCCCGGCGTGGAACGCGGCGTTGTGCGCGATCGACACGCCCGGCTCAAACCCGGTCGCGCACCAATGCACCTGGAGCTTGCGGAGCAGCCTGCGGTGGATCAGCCGTTGCAGGTGTTTGAGCTCGGGGTTGGGCGCGTGGAGCACGCGTGTGCCGCCGCGTTTCTTGGCGGTGGTGAAGCGGTGGTACCTGCGGTTGGCGGTTTGCAGTTTCTGCGCGGAAGTATCCAGACGCCGGGCGAGTTCGGCGAGGTCTTTGCCCCTACCCAGCCGGGTGCGACGGCGGTCTGTGCGGTGCGTTTCGTGGGGCTTGGGCAGCAGCGCGAGGCGTTGCAGCCACAGCACGATCGCGACGCAGATCACGACGACCGTCAGCACCGCGAAGATGATTGCGAAGAGCCACAAAAAGCCTTTCGCCGGGTTACCGGGGATCGGCCCGCCTTGCTCAGCATGGGCAAAGACGTGTCTTTGCATCATGCAGACTACCGAGTCTCGGAGGCCGCGACGCGACCCGGGCGACGAAACATCGCCCTACGCTCTACAGAGCTTCGCCAAGGCAGCCTGAATTGTACGGGATCGAATCGTTGCATAAATGCATCAATGCCCGCTGCACATCCCGCCGCAGCAACCGCCGCCCGCCGGTGGGCCGGTGCAGTCGGCGGGGTCGGGCTTCTTGGACAGCACCATGCCGGTGCCCAGCAGCTTCTCGACCGGCGTATCGGCGGGGGTCTTGCCCAGATCAGTTTCGGCGAGTTCACAGAGCTCGCCCCAGGTCTCGACGGTCGCGGACATGCCGTGCATCACTTCGAGGGTCTGGTGGTTGTCGGTGCAGTAGTATTGGTAGGTCGGCATGGCGGTCGCTCGGGCGGCGTGTTGGTGTTTCGATTCACAGCTCCGGAGTCCTTCATTGTACAAGCACCACCAGGCATCGATCGACAACGTCCGCCAGCACTTCGCCGACGACCCGGAGGTGACGGGCGTTCTGCTCGGCGGATCGATCGCCCACGGCAGCGCGACCGAGGCGTCGGACATCGACATCATGTTGGTGGTCGCCGACGAACGGTACGAACAGCGCAAGGCCGAGGGGGCGATCCATTTTTTCAGCAACGAGCTCGCGCCCTATGAAGGCGGGTACGTGGACGGCAAGTACACCAGCCGGGCGTACATGCAACGCGTCGCGCAGGACGGCAGCGAGCCCAGCCGATACGCCTTCCTCGACACGCAGGTGCTGCTCGACCGCGACGGCGGTTTGGACGCCCTCGCCCAACAGGCCTCGGCCTATCCCGACCAAGGCGTCGACGAACGCATCGCCGTGTTCTACGCCCAGCTCGAAGGCTGGCGGTGGTACTGCGGCGAAGCGCTGCGCCACGGCAACCCCCACCTGCTGAACTGGTCGGTAGGCCGACTGGTCCTCTTCGGCGGGCGGATGCTGCTGGCCCACAACCGCCTGCTGTTCCCGTACCACAAGTGGTTCCTGCGCGTGCTCGACGGGGCGACGGAGAAGCCCGACGGCATCGGGTCGCAGATCGACACGCTCTACCGCGAGCCGACCCAAGAACACATCGAGACGTTTTTCGAGTCGGTCCGAGACTTCCGCGATTGGCCCAAGCCCGCGACCGGCTGGCCCGCCCGGTTCATGGCCGACTCAGAACTCGCCTGGCTCAGCGGCCCGGTGGGCGTGGACGACTGGTGATTTGGGGCGACGATGCCGATCGGGTGTGGGGCGGATTGTCTTGAGGTAAAGTACTTCACCCGCTCGGCGTCCCGCCGATCTCAGCATCCGTTTCTCAGGAGTTTTCCGTGCAACACGACCCGTCCCAACTGCCCGTCGGGGTCACGCCCACCGACCGTCGAAAGTTCTGCCTCAACGCCGACTGGCGGTTCGTGCTCGGCGGCGAACAGGACGGCGCCGCGTTGTCCAAGCCGGGTGTCGACGTGGCGAACTGGGAACCCGTCAGCATTCCCCACGGGCTCA
Protein-coding regions in this window:
- a CDS encoding glycoside hydrolase family 9 protein: MRWITICLALVSLMTSPTLTAEVWVMSSQIGYDQSDNKVAMVRSDQPDRLSTEATFTLHDDSSDLAHQGQLVAHGERWAAHWWEADFSSVLTPGRYTLHIHDGDEVIAESNPIDIGEQLLWEASYPVIGSDYLKTRSQQARTGVGWRDCGSDLQEFSSHAVCVDGIADVIKLIAHKGPEDQLVFLQDQLIRGCDYMARLQDKAEVEGLGRGVVIHEDRDRDVVTGNIAKAAAVFARVSRLIQTHNPEKSAEYLERAKLAFDWLEDHGPVDPVGEQDFFAAVHGAPKGSAPPDGQWMTRDLVTMTRAAFELCRAGEADYQDRAVAYADLLMQRQVPEDEAEHGYFGHFYTYDHFDSFDGIRFTEKANIHCGAWSKEGRLYNKGGHYPHYLLPLIDMTREWPDHPDAERWKQTLHRFAHGYLLPACRSSPFLILPAGVDREHSLVHFGSWYHGHNNIYAFTASLALELGELFDDPQFREIAVANVQWIAGLNVGKLEGGGEGEGPAAYLPVSMVYGVGQRSRGSWTKIPGSVCNGFSASRQFKIKPITPATDLPIHFDDEAYIAHSLPYLAALARLEAYRSE
- a CDS encoding Ldh family oxidoreductase, which translates into the protein MSNLIFPIESHNALVAAAYQHRGYTADEAQQAARFSQLTAWYGIKTHNALKALHLDHLFGSGNETNPGCVPGAEIEKLPSRFAAAEQWNANRKLGQAVAFEAIEAAEKMADQYGVGIVSVDYAFHYLWGGGYVMDSAKRGYIAYTNCTAALAEVVPFMGKHPTLGTNPHSWGFPTQDAIGYPIVIDWATSTVAMGRVQQFKREGLTLPPDSAVDKDGNPTQDPNQVHALQPFGRHKGYGLSLINELVGGFIGGSLPTLRSRPEDIPAGTEGEKTTPSFYFQVIHPDAVSGGAFACGRDQAANVKAVIEDVVGHGNVDNGTILPGELEYRASLESEKAGGLLFTEAEIAEFKELADECGHDFDPKILKNA
- a CDS encoding PEP-CTERM sorting domain-containing protein gives rise to the protein MRYPRMRLGLVLVAGLIALQSAVAGATPTVWSGLDFAFTKANGADHTDPANQDAITSQVELTRAATQGLFNIAAESGYKATSPAGTEWAFLQNNPGQSEQDLVSTNWSLLNFADWTTALGGRGVLAGAILNGPGVLHLIDEDIYLDIQFTAWGLRGNGGFSYLRSVPEPGAGLLVGLAGFAALSRRR
- a CDS encoding reverse transcriptase family protein, which codes for MMQRHVFAHAEQGGPIPGNPAKGFLWLFAIIFAVLTVVVICVAIVLWLQRLALLPKPHETHRTDRRRTRLGRGKDLAELARRLDTSAQKLQTANRRYHRFTTAKKRGGTRVLHAPNPELKHLQRLIHRRLLRKLQVHWCATGFEPGVSIAHNAAFHAGQAVVIKLDLKDFFPNTTAERVEHYFRRIGWDAESAALLTELCTHEGGLPQGAPTSPRLSNLINHVMDAQILRYVEAHHGTYTRYADDITVSYPEDWPKYVRGTIQHVRRTAKRHGYTVHTRGKLRVVRRHQQQRVTGLVVNDRVNLPREKRRWLRAVEHRLKTQGRASLTAQELEGWKALSQMVDRHANPEAG
- a CDS encoding zinc ribbon domain-containing protein; protein product: MPTYQYYCTDNHQTLEVMHGMSATVETWGELCELAETDLGKTPADTPVEKLLGTGMVLSKKPDPADCTGPPAGGGCCGGMCSGH
- a CDS encoding nucleotidyltransferase domain-containing protein; amino-acid sequence: MYKHHQASIDNVRQHFADDPEVTGVLLGGSIAHGSATEASDIDIMLVVADERYEQRKAEGAIHFFSNELAPYEGGYVDGKYTSRAYMQRVAQDGSEPSRYAFLDTQVLLDRDGGLDALAQQASAYPDQGVDERIAVFYAQLEGWRWYCGEALRHGNPHLLNWSVGRLVLFGGRMLLAHNRLLFPYHKWFLRVLDGATEKPDGIGSQIDTLYREPTQEHIETFFESVRDFRDWPKPATGWPARFMADSELAWLSGPVGVDDW